DNA from Synechococcus elongatus PCC 6301:
TTGTGCAAGCTAGCTATCAAAGTCTGGAATCCGTCGTTTAGGGCAGCAGCGTGGTCTATCGCTATCTGCTGTTTCACAAGCCCTACGATGTGCTCTGCCAGTTCAGTCCAAGCGATCGCCCCGATCAGCAGACCCTGAAGGACTACATCGATGTGCCTGAGGTCTATCCGGTCGGTCGCCTCGATCGCGATAGTGAGGGGTTGTTACTACTGACCAACAATGGGGCACTGCAGCATCGTCTTTGCCATCCGCGCTTTGGTCACGATCGCACCTATTGGGTGCAAGTCGAACGGGAACCGACCGAGGCAGCGCTGCAGGCTCTGCGTCAAGGAGTGCAAATTCAGGATTATCGAACCCGCCCCGCCAAAGTGCAGCGATTGGACGACCCTCAGATTCCCGAGCGGGACCCCCCGATTCGCTTCCGCAAAACCGTCCCGACGGCATGGCTGGCCCTGACTCTACAGG
Protein-coding regions in this window:
- a CDS encoding pseudouridine synthase gives rise to the protein MVYRYLLFHKPYDVLCQFSPSDRPDQQTLKDYIDVPEVYPVGRLDRDSEGLLLLTNNGALQHRLCHPRFGHDRTYWVQVEREPTEAALQALRQGVQIQDYRTRPAKVQRLDDPQIPERDPPIRFRKTVPTAWLALTLQEGRNRQVRRMTAAVGHPTLRLIRAAIATHPDQPPLQLQGLAPGTWRDLTAIECRRLESLLR